A DNA window from Cobetia marina contains the following coding sequences:
- the hisB gene encoding imidazoleglycerol-phosphate dehydratase HisB, with protein sequence MAERIAEVHRNTSETKIRVRINLDGEGKLSANTGVPFLEHMMDQIARHGVIDIDVDCDGDLHIDDHHTVEDIGITLGQAFAQALGNKAGIRRYGHAYVPLDEALSRVVIDFSGRPGLFMQCEFTRGNIGRFDTQLFWEFFQGFVNHAGATLHIDNLKGFNAHHQAETIFKAFGRAVRMAVEEDERMGGRIASTKGSL encoded by the coding sequence ATGGCAGAGCGTATCGCCGAGGTTCATCGCAACACCTCGGAAACCAAGATTCGGGTTCGCATCAATCTGGACGGCGAAGGCAAGCTGAGCGCCAACACCGGCGTGCCCTTCCTCGAACACATGATGGACCAGATCGCCCGTCACGGCGTGATCGACATCGACGTCGACTGCGACGGTGATCTGCACATCGACGACCACCACACCGTCGAGGACATCGGCATCACTCTCGGCCAGGCCTTCGCGCAGGCGCTCGGCAACAAGGCCGGCATCCGCCGCTACGGCCATGCCTACGTGCCGCTGGACGAAGCCCTGTCACGCGTGGTGATCGACTTCTCCGGTCGCCCGGGCCTGTTCATGCAGTGCGAGTTCACGCGCGGCAACATCGGGCGTTTCGATACGCAGCTGTTCTGGGAATTCTTCCAGGGCTTCGTCAACCATGCCGGCGCCACGCTGCACATCGACAACCTCAAGGGCTTCAATGCCCACCACCAGGCGGAGACCATCTTCAAGGCCTTCGGCCGTGCCGTGCGCATGGCGGTGGAAGAGGACGAGCGCATGGGAGGCCGCATCGCCTCCACCAAGGGCTCGCTGTAA
- the hisA gene encoding 1-(5-phosphoribosyl)-5-[(5-phosphoribosylamino)methylideneamino]imidazole-4-carboxamide isomerase, giving the protein MLVIPAIDLKDGQCVRLKQGRMEDSTNYGDDPLAMAARWVEAGGRRLHLVDLNGAFEGKPVNGDAVTRIARAYPELPIQIGGGIRDAATIEHYLEAGVGQVIIGTKAVKEPAFVAEMCRAFPGRIIVGLDARDGFVATDGWAEVSTIKATELAKRFANDGVSSIVYTDIARDGMMQGVNIEATVALAREGGIPVIASGGVTNLDDIRGLAEVADQGILGAITGRAIYEGSLDIAEAQALSDAITGRTA; this is encoded by the coding sequence ATGCTGGTAATCCCCGCGATCGATCTCAAGGACGGTCAGTGCGTACGCCTGAAGCAAGGCCGCATGGAAGACTCCACCAACTACGGCGATGACCCGCTGGCCATGGCCGCGCGCTGGGTCGAGGCCGGTGGTCGCCGCCTGCATCTGGTCGATCTCAACGGTGCCTTCGAAGGCAAGCCGGTCAATGGTGACGCGGTGACACGCATCGCCCGCGCCTACCCGGAGCTGCCGATCCAGATCGGCGGTGGCATCCGGGATGCCGCGACCATCGAGCACTATCTGGAGGCCGGCGTCGGTCAGGTCATCATCGGCACCAAGGCCGTGAAGGAACCGGCCTTCGTCGCCGAGATGTGCCGCGCCTTCCCGGGCCGCATCATCGTCGGTCTCGATGCGCGTGACGGCTTCGTGGCCACCGATGGCTGGGCCGAGGTTTCCACCATCAAGGCGACCGAGCTTGCCAAGCGTTTCGCCAATGACGGCGTGTCCTCCATCGTCTACACCGACATCGCCCGCGACGGCATGATGCAGGGCGTCAACATCGAGGCCACCGTGGCACTGGCCCGCGAAGGCGGCATCCCGGTGATCGCCTCCGGCGGCGTGACCAATCTGGATGACATCCGTGGCCTGGCTGAAGTGGCCGATCAGGGCATCCTCGGCGCCATCACCGGTCGCGCCATCTATGAAGGCAGCCTGGATATCGCCGAAGCACAGGCGCTGTCCGACGCCATCACCGGCCGCACGGCCTGA
- the hisH gene encoding imidazole glycerol phosphate synthase subunit HisH — protein MTIAVIDYGMGNLHSVAKALEHVADENVVITSDPRAIRGATRVVLPGQGAIRDCMGELERAELRGLVGELLSNHSKPLLGVCVGQQMLMERSEENGGIDCLAYFKGDVKRFDDKQLDEHGQRLKVPHMGWNHVAHTQGHALWEGIEDNSRFYFVHSFYVSAAERSQVFGATHYAGAEAHVAIGEGSLFAVQFHPEKSAAAGLKLLENFVRWQP, from the coding sequence ATGACGATTGCCGTCATCGACTATGGCATGGGCAACCTGCACTCCGTCGCCAAGGCACTTGAGCATGTGGCTGACGAGAATGTCGTGATCACCAGTGACCCGCGCGCCATCCGTGGTGCGACCCGCGTGGTGCTGCCCGGTCAGGGCGCCATCCGCGATTGCATGGGCGAGCTTGAGCGCGCCGAACTGCGCGGGCTGGTCGGCGAACTGCTGAGCAACCACAGCAAGCCGCTGCTGGGCGTGTGTGTCGGTCAGCAGATGCTGATGGAGCGCAGTGAGGAGAACGGTGGCATCGATTGCCTCGCCTACTTCAAGGGCGACGTGAAGCGCTTTGATGACAAGCAGCTGGACGAGCACGGCCAGCGCCTCAAGGTGCCGCACATGGGCTGGAACCACGTCGCCCATACCCAGGGCCATGCGCTGTGGGAAGGCATCGAGGACAACTCGCGCTTCTACTTCGTGCACAGCTTCTATGTCTCGGCTGCCGAGCGCTCACAGGTCTTCGGCGCCACGCATTACGCCGGTGCCGAGGCGCACGTCGCCATCGGTGAGGGCAGCCTGTTCGCGGTGCAGTTCCACCCGGAGAAGAGTGCGGCCGCCGGCCTCAAGCTGCTCGAGAATTTCGTCCGCTGGCAGCCCTGA